In Halobaculum magnesiiphilum, the following proteins share a genomic window:
- a CDS encoding rhomboid family intramembrane serine protease, whose protein sequence is MAKCAECGEYENLPYQCRRCGQTFCSEHRLPENHDCAGLGEWNDPGGVFDSGFDDGVEEGDSGGVGSRVKSRIDRETSTGGIMGAFRGNMTYVFLAAMWVTFAAEFAVLFTAGEVLFDDLFVLSGQNLVDGYLWTVVTSVFAHSPFGFFHIAGNSIALYFFGPLVERYLGSKRFTVMFLVTGIVAGLAQIGTGLLLGGPLEAGVYGASGAIMAVMGFLSVVNPNLKVMLLIPPIPLKIRTITLLYAGLSVFGVLAGGDIVGIAHAAHLSGLVLGVIYATVADGRHGVPNQIGSGGGGLGGGRRRF, encoded by the coding sequence ATGGCGAAGTGCGCGGAGTGCGGCGAGTACGAGAACCTCCCGTACCAGTGCAGACGCTGCGGACAGACCTTCTGCTCGGAGCACCGGCTTCCGGAGAACCACGACTGCGCGGGGCTCGGGGAGTGGAACGATCCCGGCGGCGTCTTCGACTCCGGCTTCGACGACGGCGTCGAGGAGGGCGACTCCGGCGGCGTCGGGTCCCGGGTGAAGTCCAGGATCGATCGCGAGACGAGCACCGGGGGAATCATGGGCGCGTTCCGCGGGAACATGACGTACGTGTTCCTCGCGGCGATGTGGGTCACGTTCGCCGCGGAGTTCGCCGTACTGTTCACCGCCGGCGAAGTGCTGTTCGACGACCTGTTCGTTCTCAGCGGACAGAATCTGGTCGACGGGTATCTCTGGACGGTGGTGACCTCGGTGTTCGCTCACTCCCCGTTTGGTTTCTTCCATATCGCGGGCAACTCCATCGCGCTGTACTTTTTCGGCCCGCTCGTGGAGCGATACCTCGGATCGAAGCGATTCACGGTCATGTTCCTCGTCACCGGGATCGTCGCGGGGCTCGCACAGATCGGCACCGGACTTCTCCTTGGCGGTCCCCTGGAGGCCGGAGTGTACGGCGCCTCGGGCGCGATCATGGCCGTCATGGGATTCCTCTCGGTCGTAAACCCGAACCTGAAGGTGATGCTGCTCATCCCGCCGATCCCGCTGAAGATCCGGACGATCACGCTCCTGTACGCCGGGCTATCGGTGTTCGGTGTACTCGCTGGGGGCGACATCGTCGGCATCGCCCACGCAGCTCACCTCTCGGGGCTCGTGCTCGGAGTCATTTACGCGACCGTCGCCGACGGCCGACACGGCGTCCCGAACCAGATCGGCAGCGGCGGCGGCGGACTCGGCGGCGGCCGGCGGCGGTTCTGA
- a CDS encoding inorganic diphosphatase, whose product MTNLWEDLETGPNAPEEIYAVVECLKGERNKYEYDKDIPGVMLDRVLHSNVHYPSDYGFIPQSYYDDEDPFDVLVLVEDRTFPGCVIEARPVALMKMDDDGEQDDKVIAVPSEDPRYDHIEDLEDIPQQQLDEIDEFFETYKNLEEGKEVETLGWEDKQAAMDAIEHAQDLYDEQFA is encoded by the coding sequence ATGACGAACCTCTGGGAAGATCTCGAGACGGGGCCGAACGCGCCCGAGGAGATCTACGCCGTCGTGGAGTGTCTGAAGGGAGAGCGGAACAAGTACGAGTACGACAAGGACATCCCCGGCGTGATGCTCGACCGCGTCCTCCACTCGAACGTTCACTACCCCTCGGACTACGGCTTCATCCCGCAGTCGTACTACGACGACGAGGACCCCTTCGACGTGCTGGTGCTCGTCGAGGACCGGACGTTCCCCGGCTGCGTCATCGAGGCGCGTCCGGTCGCGCTCATGAAGATGGACGACGACGGCGAGCAGGACGACAAGGTCATCGCCGTCCCGAGCGAGGACCCGCGGTACGACCACATCGAGGACCTGGAGGACATCCCGCAACAGCAGCTCGACGAGATCGACGAGTTCTTCGAGACCTACAAGAACCTCGAGGAGGGCAAGGAGGTCGAGACGCTGGGCTGGGAGGACAAGCAGGCCGCGATGGACGCGATCGAGCACGCCCAGGACCTCTACGACGAGCAGTTCGCGTAG
- a CDS encoding PadR family transcriptional regulator — protein sequence MSEAQSKTEVVDIARDLTAFQQNILVILSEEAMYGLAIKRELESYYDAEVNHGRLYPNLDDLVELDLVEKSELDKRTNQYELTETGRKAVLDRLDWVVGKYVTDESRAGDIRALVDDTLDA from the coding sequence ATGTCAGAGGCACAATCGAAAACCGAAGTGGTCGACATCGCGCGCGATCTCACCGCGTTCCAGCAGAACATCCTCGTCATCCTCTCGGAGGAGGCGATGTACGGGCTCGCGATCAAGCGAGAGCTCGAGAGCTACTACGACGCCGAGGTCAACCACGGGCGACTCTACCCCAACCTCGACGACCTCGTCGAGCTCGACCTGGTGGAGAAGAGCGAACTCGACAAGCGGACGAACCAGTACGAGCTGACCGAGACCGGCCGCAAGGCCGTGCTCGACCGCCTGGACTGGGTCGTCGGCAAGTATGTCACCGACGAGTCGCGCGCGGGCGACATCCGTGCGCTCGTCGACGACACGCTCGACGCGTAA
- a CDS encoding DUF7108 family protein: MEPTEDTTDATRAASTDENQGEADTDEADPGVDGWDEELPKPTVDAAERLTRLAREVVDEAEAEAYREDRADRLAKHGFTARVREDDDTLVCYPDEWMEDGTVQIDRIEDTDRAVEVSLSGPGDPDDWSEIEEYNAALVERVAEEHDETHAANARAFADFMGNHYARPMDSADADEVQEFLDEYFPRNAWPSEEQRDAVRASVRYVFEAADERTPL, translated from the coding sequence ATGGAACCCACAGAGGACACCACCGACGCGACGCGAGCGGCATCGACCGACGAGAACCAGGGGGAGGCCGACACCGACGAGGCCGACCCGGGCGTCGACGGCTGGGACGAGGAACTCCCGAAGCCGACCGTCGACGCCGCCGAGCGACTCACCCGACTGGCCCGCGAGGTCGTCGACGAGGCGGAAGCCGAGGCCTACCGCGAGGACCGGGCCGACCGGCTCGCCAAGCACGGCTTCACCGCCCGCGTTCGCGAGGACGACGACACGCTCGTGTGCTATCCGGACGAGTGGATGGAGGACGGAACGGTGCAGATCGACCGCATCGAGGACACCGACCGCGCCGTCGAGGTGTCGCTCTCGGGGCCGGGCGACCCGGACGATTGGAGCGAGATCGAGGAGTACAACGCGGCGCTCGTGGAGCGGGTCGCCGAGGAACACGACGAGACCCACGCCGCGAACGCCCGCGCGTTCGCCGACTTCATGGGGAATCACTACGCGCGGCCGATGGACTCGGCCGACGCCGACGAGGTGCAGGAGTTCCTCGACGAGTACTTCCCACGCAACGCGTGGCCGTCGGAAGAACAGCGCGACGCCGTGCGGGCGTCGGTGCGGTACGTCTTCGAGGCCGCGGACGAGCGGACTCCCCTGTGA
- the rnhA gene encoding ribonuclease HI has translation MPVIDCDPEAARERVTNAGVEVSAGNTDHERWRAERDGAVAVAYDDKVVVQGGDPQRLAALIREGGGRGHVYFDGASRGNPGPAAIGWAIVTGDGIVAEGGERIADTTNNKAEYEALIRALEAAVDYGLDEADVRGDSQLIVKQIRGEWNVNDPGLREKRVRALELLDRFDRWSIEHVPREINERADELANEAFEG, from the coding sequence ATGCCGGTCATCGACTGCGACCCCGAGGCGGCCCGCGAGCGGGTGACGAACGCGGGTGTCGAGGTGAGCGCGGGCAACACCGACCACGAACGCTGGCGCGCCGAGCGCGACGGCGCCGTCGCGGTGGCGTACGACGACAAGGTCGTCGTCCAAGGGGGCGACCCGCAGCGCCTCGCGGCGCTGATCCGCGAGGGCGGCGGGCGCGGCCACGTCTACTTCGACGGCGCCTCGCGCGGGAATCCCGGGCCGGCGGCGATCGGCTGGGCGATCGTCACCGGCGACGGCATCGTCGCCGAGGGGGGCGAACGGATCGCGGACACGACCAACAACAAGGCCGAGTACGAGGCGCTGATCCGGGCGCTGGAGGCGGCCGTCGACTACGGGCTCGACGAGGCGGACGTCCGCGGCGACTCCCAGTTGATCGTCAAGCAGATCCGCGGCGAGTGGAACGTGAACGACCCCGGACTCCGCGAGAAGCGCGTTCGCGCGCTGGAGCTGTTGGATCGGTTCGACCGCTGGAGCATCGAGCACGTCCCGAGGGAGATAAACGAACGCGCCGACGAGTTGGCGAACGAGGCGTTCGAGGGCTGA